The proteins below come from a single Sorghum bicolor cultivar BTx623 chromosome 4, Sorghum_bicolor_NCBIv3, whole genome shotgun sequence genomic window:
- the LOC8085537 gene encoding reticulocalbin-2: protein MAKPAAAATRKPSAASTVALTLALALASAGLLFLLLRLSPSSPSPTPHPHRRLRLRARAHVHHHQIPFDPVVADIERRIEDREWERLAAAGLHAPGMEAAPVPEDLTDGEADADEDYINDAARFNVTHRVEALFPKIDVDPADGAVTGAELAAWNLANARREVLHRTARELELHDRDHDGRVAFGEYERPSWAWRFDDHNSTNDGVGWWKEEHFNAADMDGDGFLNLTEFNDFLHPADTTNPKLINWLCKEEVRERDKDNDGKLNFQEFFSGLFYSIRHYDDEGITDDTGGSDAPAKKSFSHLDLDNDGLLSADELKPIIDNLHPSEHFYAKQQADYVISQADTNKDGQLNMNEMIENPYVFYNALFTEDDYGFHDELR from the exons ATGGcgaagccggcggcggcggcgacgaggaaGCCCTCTGCGGCGTCGACCGTCGCACTGACACTGGCTCTGGCCCTGGCCTCGGctggcctcctcttcctcctactccgcctctctccctcctccccGTCCCCCACCCCGCACCCgcaccgccgcctccgcctccgcgcccGCGCGCACGTGCACCACCACCAGATCCCATTCGACCCTGTCGTCGCGGACATCGAGCGCCGCATCGAAGACCGCGAGTGGGAGCGCCTCGCCGCCGCGGGGCTGCACGCGCCGGGCATGGAGGCGGCGCCGGTCCCAGAGGATCTCACCGACGGCgaggccgacgccgacgaggacTACATCAACGACGCCGCGCGCTTCAACGTCACGCATCGCGTGGAGGCGCTGTTCCCAAAGATCGACGTCGACCCTGCCGATGGCGCCGTCACGGGCGCCGAGCTGGCCGCGTGGAACCTCGCGAATGCGCGGCGGGAGGTGCTGCACCGCACCGCCCGGGAGCTCGAGCTGCACGACCGCGATCACGACGGCCGCGTCGCCTTCGGCGAGTACGAGCGGCCCAGCTGGGCCTGGCGTTTCGACG ATCATAACTCAACTAATGATGGAGTGGGATGGTGGAAGGAGGAGCATTTTAACGCTGCAGATATGGATGGTGATGGCTTTCTGAATCTTACTGAGTTTAATGA CTTTTTACATCCAGCTGATACAACCAACCCAAAGCTAATAAATTGGTTGTGCAAAGAAGAAGTCAG GGAAAGAGATAAAGACAACGATGGAAAGCTCAATTTCCAAGAGTTCTTCAGTGGATTATTTTATTCCATTCGACACTATGATGACGAAGGCATAACAGATGACACTGGTGGCTCTGATGCAccagctaaaaagtcattttcacACCTTGATCTGGATAATGATGG GCTCTTATCAGCAGATGAGCTAAAGCCTATAATTGATAATCTCCATCCGTCAGAACACTTCTATGCCAAGCAACAAGCTGACTATGTAATATCTCAG GCTGACACAAACAAAGATGGACAGTTGAACATGAACGAGATGATCGAGAACCCCTATGTCTTTTACAATGCTTTATTCACAGAAGATGATTATGGGTTTCATGACGAGCTCCGTTAG